One Calditrichia bacterium DNA window includes the following coding sequences:
- a CDS encoding S9 family peptidase, protein MKQMFIIFLIMLATTAAGWGQSRSLTVEDLFNMGRVSDPQISPDGSWIAYTITQYSMDDNRSNSDIYLVSADGKQQRRLTRSPKSDAHPRWSADGNFVYFTSTRGGSSQIYRIDVRGGEAQQMTDLALDVSDFAMSADGKYFAIQTEMYPEAGSPEASAKMEKEKEKVKSSGRVIDGLLFRHWNAWREGKQNRVVVISENTGEVLGGTPAANDCPPISLGSSHDFVWSPDGSQLAFVQNTDAMVATSTNNDVWLMNRDGSNLRQISTGSGNDNGPRFSPDGKSLAYLSMKRAGFEADQQNLIVVDLASGKSRNLTESLDRSVSDFHFSPDGKTIYFYVSHHGRHRLFAVPAKGGKLNLLLDNDYLSGFSVSPDGRFLVLDHQKSHLPNELYRFDLASKKMTQLTATNAEKLAGVAMNPIEDYWFTGAKGDSIHLLMVKPPNFDPKKKYPLINLIHGGPQGAWGDNFHYRWNSQMFASPGYVVIMINFHGSRGYGQEFCDAVTRDWGGAPFEDVVSGTRWAMENFDFIDDERVGAAGASYGGFMINWIAGHNDDNLFKVLVSHDGVYEQKSMFGATEELWFPRWEFNGNPWDSESLYDKWNPADHAANFKTPTLVIHGEKDYRVPYTQGLQFFTALQVNGVPSRLLFFPDEDHFVRKPQNAKLWWNTTYDWMARYLNPSAE, encoded by the coding sequence TTGAAACAAATGTTCATCATTTTTTTAATTATGTTGGCAACTACAGCCGCCGGTTGGGGACAATCGCGTTCGCTGACCGTTGAAGACCTGTTTAACATGGGAAGGGTTAGCGATCCGCAAATTTCGCCGGATGGCAGTTGGATCGCCTACACCATCACCCAGTACTCGATGGACGATAATCGCAGCAACAGCGATATTTACCTCGTTTCCGCGGATGGCAAACAGCAGCGCCGCTTAACGCGCAGCCCCAAAAGCGATGCGCATCCGCGCTGGTCTGCGGATGGCAATTTCGTTTATTTCACATCCACGCGGGGCGGCAGTTCGCAAATTTACCGGATCGATGTTCGCGGCGGCGAAGCGCAGCAAATGACCGATTTAGCGCTGGACGTCAGCGATTTCGCGATGTCTGCTGATGGCAAATATTTCGCTATTCAAACCGAAATGTACCCGGAAGCCGGATCGCCGGAAGCATCTGCCAAAATGGAAAAAGAAAAAGAAAAAGTGAAATCCAGCGGTCGCGTGATCGACGGATTGCTGTTCCGGCACTGGAACGCATGGCGCGAGGGCAAACAAAACCGGGTGGTGGTTATTTCTGAGAACACCGGTGAAGTGCTCGGCGGAACGCCCGCGGCAAACGATTGCCCGCCAATTTCGCTGGGCAGCAGCCACGATTTTGTCTGGTCGCCGGACGGATCGCAACTGGCGTTCGTCCAAAATACGGACGCGATGGTTGCCACCAGCACCAACAACGATGTGTGGCTGATGAATCGCGACGGCAGCAATTTGCGCCAGATCAGCACAGGCAGCGGCAACGACAACGGCCCGCGCTTCTCACCGGACGGCAAATCGCTGGCATATCTTTCCATGAAACGCGCCGGATTTGAAGCGGATCAGCAAAACCTGATCGTGGTCGATCTCGCCAGCGGAAAAAGCCGCAACCTCACCGAATCGTTGGATCGCTCCGTCAGCGATTTCCATTTTTCGCCGGATGGCAAAACAATTTATTTTTACGTTTCTCATCACGGTCGGCACCGGCTTTTCGCCGTTCCCGCGAAAGGCGGCAAACTCAATTTGCTGTTGGATAACGATTATCTCAGCGGATTTTCGGTGAGTCCCGATGGCAGGTTTCTGGTGCTCGATCATCAAAAATCGCATTTGCCTAACGAATTGTATCGATTCGATTTGGCATCGAAAAAAATGACGCAGTTGACCGCCACAAATGCCGAAAAACTGGCCGGTGTGGCAATGAATCCCATCGAAGATTACTGGTTCACCGGCGCCAAAGGCGACTCGATTCATCTGCTGATGGTCAAGCCGCCGAATTTCGATCCGAAGAAAAAATATCCGCTGATCAACCTGATTCACGGCGGGCCGCAGGGCGCATGGGGCGATAATTTCCACTATCGCTGGAATTCGCAAATGTTCGCGTCGCCGGGATATGTGGTCATCATGATTAACTTTCACGGCAGTCGCGGCTACGGGCAGGAATTTTGCGATGCGGTAACCCGCGATTGGGGCGGCGCACCGTTTGAAGATGTGGTTTCCGGCACGCGCTGGGCGATGGAAAATTTCGATTTTATCGATGACGAACGGGTTGGCGCAGCCGGCGCCAGTTACGGCGGATTTATGATCAACTGGATCGCCGGACATAACGATGACAATTTGTTCAAAGTGCTGGTTTCGCACGACGGCGTTTACGAACAGAAAAGCATGTTTGGCGCAACCGAGGAATTGTGGTTCCCGCGTTGGGAATTTAACGGCAATCCGTGGGACAGCGAAAGCCTTTACGACAAATGGAATCCGGCAGATCACGCCGCAAATTTCAAAACGCCGACGCTGGTGATTCACGGTGAAAAAGATTACCGCGTACCCTATACGCAGGGATTGCAATTTTTTACGGCGCTTCAGGTGAACGGCGTGCCCTCGCGACTGCTCTTTTTCCCGGACGAAGACCATTTTGTGCGCAAGCCGCAGAACGCCAAACTTTGGTGGAACACCACTTACGATTGGATGGCGCGATACCTCAATCCGTCTGCCGAATAA
- a CDS encoding DUF479 domain-containing protein has protein sequence MNYLAHLFLADDTAESRIGNMLGDFVTPETELQFSPEIRKGIALHRAVDKFTDSHPIFLRSKSRISDDFRLLKGIMIDIFYDHFLAKNWENYADQPLELFAEEVYRQFSNHFEMLPPRMQHMMPVMIRGNWLVTYREIRGIAWVLKGMSGRISRPNILHRGIHSLTGKYAEFETDFVEFFAALQQFVRDAKREL, from the coding sequence ATGAACTATCTCGCGCATCTTTTTCTGGCGGATGACACCGCCGAATCCCGCATCGGTAACATGCTCGGCGATTTTGTGACTCCGGAAACCGAACTGCAATTTTCCCCGGAAATCCGCAAAGGCATCGCGCTGCACCGCGCGGTAGATAAATTTACCGATTCCCACCCGATTTTTTTGCGCAGCAAATCGCGCATCAGCGACGATTTCCGGCTGCTCAAAGGCATCATGATCGATATTTTTTACGATCATTTTCTGGCCAAAAATTGGGAAAATTATGCGGACCAACCGCTGGAATTGTTTGCGGAAGAAGTGTATCGCCAATTCTCAAATCATTTTGAAATGCTGCCGCCACGCATGCAACACATGATGCCGGTGATGATTCGCGGCAACTGGCTGGTCACATACCGGGAAATCCGCGGGATTGCCTGGGTACTCAAAGGGATGTCCGGACGCATCAGCCGCCCGAATATTTTACATCGCGGGATTCATTCGCTCACCGGAAAATATGCCGAGTTCGAAACCGATTTTGTGGAATTTTTTGCGGCGCTGCAACAATTCGTCAGGGATGCGAAGCGAGAGTTGTAA